GCAGCGAGTTCAGGAAAATGAGATAGGCGGCTTCCGTAAAACCCGGGATTGCAGATTCCGCTTCCCGGATGTAGCCGACCACGGCTCCGATCCAGGTGGATATCACGGCAATGATGGCAACCGGAGCCGCGGTAGAGTCAACCAGATAGGCAAGTTTCGCGCGTGATATGCGCAGCTGGTCGGTCAGCGGACGCATGGTGCTTCCGACGACCATCGTATTGGCATAATCGTCAAAGAAAACGGCGTAGCCCAGTCCGGTTGTCGACAGCTGTGCCCTGCGGCGCGTAGTTATCAGCCTGGTGATGGCATGGACGATGCCGCGGGTCCCGCCGTTGGCCCCGATGATGCCGACCATGCCGCCGATCAGCAGGCTGAAAACCAGAATGCTGACGTGATCGGCATCGGCAACGGAGGGAATAATATATTCGCTTACTGATGTGAAGAATGTCGTGAATACGGCAGGCAGGGATGCTCCGGAAACGAGCCAGGCGCCCATCCAGACGCCGAGAAACAACGCCAGCAGCACCTGCCGGAGCGTCAGCGCTATGACGATCGCAATCACGGGCGGCAGGATGCTTATCCAGCCAGCACTTTCATCCGCTTTTCCAGTTATCCCCTTATCTGCATCTTCCTGGCGATCTGTTTCATCTTCAATAGCGGACCGGTCGAATTCGCGGTCTTCAACAGAAACATCCAGTTCCAGATCGTCGGGACTTACAAAGTCAGCCGTATCCTGATCCTGACCGGTTTCCGTTAATGCCTCTTGTTCTGTGTCTGAGCCTGGCACGAATCCCTGCTCTGAATCTGATCCTGACTCAGACCCCGGCTCTGATTCAAACTCTGATTCAGATTCCGGCTCTGCTTCTGCTTCTGCTTCTTCTTCCGGCTCACTGCAATCCGGAACACTCTCAACTTCCTCTATATTGTCAAAAGTAAAATCCTCGCAATCCTCTTCCGGTGTATCTGCCTGCAGCGGTATAAAGGACAGGAGCAGCACAGATACCGCCAGAAAAGACGCAAAGGTCCGGTTTGACCGCCGGGAGGGCGGCCCTGCTGGGCATTCAGCCATTCGATGCTCAGTGACAG
The nucleotide sequence above comes from Natronogracilivirga saccharolytica. Encoded proteins:
- a CDS encoding Na+/H+ antiporter NhaC family protein, with amino-acid sequence MAECPAGPPSRRSNRTFASFLAVSVLLLSFIPLQADTPEEDCEDFTFDNIEEVESVPDCSEPEEEAEAEAEPESESEFESEPGSESGSDSEQGFVPGSDTEQEALTETGQDQDTADFVSPDDLELDVSVEDREFDRSAIEDETDRQEDADKGITGKADESAGWISILPPVIAIVIALTLRQVLLALFLGVWMGAWLVSGASLPAVFTTFFTSVSEYIIPSVADADHVSILVFSLLIGGMVGIIGANGGTRGIVHAITRLITTRRRAQLSTTGLGYAVFFDDYANTMVVGSTMRPLTDQLRISRAKLAYLVDSTAAPVAIIAVISTWIGAVVGYIREAESAIPGFTEAAYLIFLNSLPYNFYAFLAIIFVAVIAYSGRDFGPMRRVEQEAADGRDSSQVKDQEDEKPADAADNGASGRVSHWMNAAIPILGLIIATMAGLWVTGEGDTLQEIAGTSDSYAALVWGSVFSLFLASVLTVSQRLLTIEQMFKGMFRGMHLMFEGLIILVLAWSLGMVTQQLDTAGFLVSLLEGILSPYWVPVIIFILAGVTSFATGSSWGTMGILMPLVLPLTWSLGDTAGLDSAATQTLIYSSVSAVLAGAVWGDHCSPISDTTILSSLACHCDHVTHVNTQLPYALVVGGLSVLAMIASAVIGLPVWMIYPLAMAVMVGIVYRFGKPVRFGEG